The Vibrio pomeroyi genome window below encodes:
- the tssE gene encoding type VI secretion system baseplate subunit TssE — protein sequence MSFWTTFISDSKPYQDAEIEDIKFHLTKLLEAEASLTDIDNRLIEVNRSNLKFGIEDIQLLSATLEKTQLTLRIENWIKSFEPRLHDISVELGKRKEGDNSLSFNIIAKVKTSHGEQDLIFDSKIALSDLTTSLEEDNYD from the coding sequence ATGAGCTTTTGGACAACCTTTATCAGCGATTCGAAACCTTATCAGGATGCTGAGATTGAAGACATCAAGTTCCATCTCACCAAACTGTTAGAAGCCGAGGCATCACTGACAGATATCGATAACAGATTGATTGAAGTTAATCGCTCTAACTTGAAATTTGGTATCGAAGATATTCAGTTACTCAGCGCAACCTTAGAAAAAACACAACTTACTTTGCGCATAGAAAACTGGATCAAGAGTTTTGAACCACGATTACATGATATTTCCGTTGAACTCGGAAAGCGTAAAGAAGGCGACAACTCGCTTTCGTTCAACATCATTGCCAAGGTAAAAACCAGCCATGGCGAACAAGACCTGATCTTCGATTCCAAAATCGCATTAAGCGACTTAACGACCTCTTTAGAAGAAGATAACTATGACTGA
- the tssF gene encoding type VI secretion system baseplate subunit TssF, which yields MTEPIMRYFEQELAFVRRSLGQFGQEYPTHAEKLNIHQGKIEDPSMARLLDGVALLNAKVEKKLSEQLPEVIEGILSVLYPSYIQTVPSVAYLELLAEDGPIESSTLPKGSLFSSTNTKNECLFRTVDELKIAPFNLSNIKALSAPFSFNRPKSANQSSAVVQISLSTGDPEVHFSHLELNDLDFFVKGFENNADSLVELLLNNTLSISISDSECARHVTVDSHQLKNRISDLEFKFLPEHGNQFTGYQLINEFFFFKEKRQFFRLKNFAEYASQFDESEIVINLFMSSLPSEFIRLFNKDVFKLNVMPAINLFEQTGEPIPYDHRTLSVPVNADAHSDNNIEIIEIQNVYDIKPNGEIPLVPLFKEKYSHNQQYDYWQSKHNHFGEMSIAISLSETPNTEFSKLLGTNLLCTNGKQACGVSGTLECLESIDLPGEFSPIYPPSAPITKEVDQNIHWEFISLLNTNFSSLVQSSNPVTDLKHMLSLCSREQVSSAEIQMIHSITFNSQVSAIRVLGKNVFSPGTEIELTLDATSPYLAFADVLNRFFQQFCSFDRYIQLKIRIYGRDGIVKKYPKIHGSQLCL from the coding sequence ATGACTGAACCTATTATGCGTTACTTCGAGCAAGAACTGGCTTTTGTGCGCCGTTCATTGGGGCAGTTTGGTCAAGAATATCCGACGCACGCTGAAAAACTCAACATTCATCAGGGCAAGATCGAAGACCCAAGTATGGCGCGTCTATTAGATGGCGTAGCACTTTTGAATGCGAAAGTGGAAAAGAAGCTCTCTGAGCAACTTCCTGAGGTTATTGAAGGCATTTTAAGTGTCCTCTACCCTTCTTACATTCAAACCGTTCCAAGCGTTGCCTATCTGGAGTTGCTTGCCGAAGATGGTCCAATTGAGTCGAGCACCTTACCGAAAGGTTCGCTGTTTTCGAGCACCAATACCAAAAACGAATGCCTATTTAGAACCGTTGATGAACTCAAAATAGCTCCGTTTAATTTAAGTAACATCAAGGCTTTAAGCGCTCCATTTAGCTTTAATAGACCGAAATCGGCCAATCAAAGCTCTGCCGTTGTTCAAATCTCTTTAAGCACTGGCGATCCTGAAGTGCATTTCAGCCATTTGGAGTTGAACGACCTCGACTTCTTCGTTAAAGGTTTTGAGAACAATGCGGATTCGTTAGTCGAACTTCTTCTCAACAATACCTTATCGATTTCAATTTCAGACAGTGAATGCGCTCGACACGTCACTGTCGATAGCCACCAGCTCAAGAATCGAATCAGCGACCTTGAATTTAAGTTTCTGCCTGAACACGGTAATCAATTTACGGGTTACCAACTGATCAACGAGTTCTTCTTTTTCAAAGAGAAACGACAGTTCTTCAGACTTAAGAACTTTGCCGAATACGCGAGCCAATTTGACGAATCTGAAATCGTCATCAATTTGTTCATGTCCTCATTACCGTCTGAGTTTATCCGCCTGTTCAACAAAGATGTTTTCAAACTGAACGTGATGCCCGCAATTAACTTGTTCGAACAAACAGGCGAGCCGATCCCTTACGATCACAGAACCCTGTCTGTTCCAGTCAATGCTGACGCACACAGCGACAACAATATCGAAATCATTGAAATTCAGAATGTTTATGATATTAAGCCCAATGGCGAGATACCTTTAGTCCCGCTTTTTAAAGAGAAATACTCTCACAACCAACAATACGACTACTGGCAAAGTAAACATAATCACTTCGGTGAAATGAGCATCGCAATCTCATTATCGGAAACGCCCAATACTGAATTTAGTAAGCTGCTCGGCACCAACTTACTGTGCACGAACGGCAAGCAAGCTTGTGGAGTAAGCGGTACGTTAGAATGCCTAGAAAGCATCGACTTACCAGGTGAGTTTTCACCTATTTATCCACCTTCAGCGCCCATTACCAAGGAAGTTGACCAAAACATCCATTGGGAGTTCATTAGTTTGTTGAACACCAACTTTTCGTCTTTGGTGCAATCGAGCAACCCAGTCACGGACCTCAAACACATGTTGAGTTTGTGCAGCCGAGAACAGGTATCAAGTGCTGAAATTCAGATGATTCACTCGATCACATTTAACTCCCAAGTATCGGCTATTCGTGTGTTGGGCAAAAACGTGTTCTCTCCCGGTACTGAGATTGAATTGACGCTTGATGCCACATCACCCTACCTTGCATTTGCCGATGTGCTGAACCGCTTCTTCCAACAATTTTGTAGTTTTGACCGATACATCCAGCTCAAGATCCGTATTTACGGACGAGACGGTATCGTCAAAAAGTACCCGAAAATTCACGGTAGTCAATTGTGCCTATAA
- a CDS encoding type VI secretion system baseplate subunit TssG, giving the protein MKHFIEDLTTQPGKYDFSQAMRLLEQLQSQSITPLQIQLKSEAMPTGNPQEIQYFSLKGNKAKLRLAKQALSGVKGVIPNYIYEELLAAIHNEDHSLQDFLDVFNQRHFEITYRTNARRWLLVESEQNPKKTALLNHFAALGKEHKEYLQYSLLLSQQSRSLTTLKKILNDFFPHSIEVECKAFERRLLPSDSLTRIGTNRDFNSRLGQGFLVGKTCLAHFNNLSIFVTPKNRNEFLEIQRDDQFAKAVLSLTQHYLKDSTPVAIYLNVKRSYLTRPRLSSNVSMAARLGEIDYLAPERNPNETVKILLL; this is encoded by the coding sequence ATGAAGCACTTCATCGAAGATTTAACGACTCAGCCTGGGAAGTACGACTTCTCACAGGCGATGAGATTGTTGGAGCAACTTCAGTCTCAGAGTATCACGCCGTTACAGATTCAATTGAAGTCTGAGGCAATGCCAACGGGCAATCCTCAGGAGATTCAATATTTTTCGTTAAAGGGAAATAAAGCCAAGCTCAGACTGGCGAAACAAGCGCTCTCTGGCGTTAAAGGCGTGATACCGAATTATATTTACGAAGAACTGTTAGCGGCGATACACAACGAAGACCATTCTCTTCAAGATTTTCTGGACGTGTTCAACCAAAGACATTTCGAAATTACCTATCGAACCAATGCACGACGTTGGTTGCTGGTTGAAAGCGAACAAAACCCAAAGAAAACAGCATTATTGAATCACTTTGCTGCGCTAGGGAAAGAACATAAAGAGTATCTGCAATACTCGCTTCTTCTGAGCCAACAAAGTCGCAGCCTAACCACATTGAAAAAGATCTTAAATGACTTTTTTCCACATTCGATTGAGGTTGAATGTAAAGCCTTTGAACGACGCCTGCTACCTTCAGACTCATTGACTCGAATCGGTACTAATCGCGACTTCAACAGTCGTCTAGGCCAAGGTTTTTTAGTTGGCAAAACCTGCCTCGCCCATTTCAACAATTTGAGTATTTTTGTTACCCCAAAAAACAGAAATGAGTTTCTCGAGATTCAGCGAGATGACCAGTTTGCTAAAGCGGTGTTGTCTTTGACGCAGCATTATTTAAAAGACAGCACACCCGTTGCTATTTACCTGAACGTTAAGCGTTCATATTTAACCAGACCCCGTTTATCAAGCAACGTTTCTATGGCTGCTCGTTTGGGTGAGATTGACTACCTAGCCCCTGAACGAAACCCCAATGAAACCGTAAAGATTTTGCTTTTGTAG
- the tssH gene encoding type VI secretion system ATPase TssH, with amino-acid sequence MTQVTLTNLVGKLSPELKQALEASAGAAMNQGVGAIETEHWILQLISQKDPKIMALCESQKLSLDALVNELTKKISMLPKGNEGQPTLSHSLTELIKDAWMIASVNYGHGEIVSLHLIQALMQQNVLGVSTLQLEALSSVSLESLQGLIKKTPIARNTAAPSANGSVDTTPAGNDALSKYTVNLTQQAIDGNIDPISGRNAEVRKAIDILCRKRQNNPIMVGEPGVGKTAVVEGLALRIAADEVPSALQGVQIHSLDLGLLQAGASVKGEFENRLKDVINEVKSSEVPIIVFIDEAHTLIGAGGAAGQNDAANLLKPALARGEFKTIAATTWAEYKKYFEKDPALTRRFQVVTIEEPNAEDAMQMLRGVAASLQAHHGAFIAESAIEAAVNLSIRYLPSRQLPDKAISLLDTASARIALTQGAKPEVLETLEQTIRYQENEKSALEKEDALFSNSAEVIKELAQSIEENQQALAAYYTRWEKEIELVDQIKTVQQEITEEQEQDAVDATKQKQLDTLRTELADLQGEEPLVYAMVDDNTIAQVIANWTGIPVGNMMSDEIAKLLTLEDELNTRVIGQDVAKNELAKAIRISRAGLTDNRKPIGVFLMCGPSGVGKTETAMALAEQLYGGSNDLTVINMTEFKEEHKISMLLGSPAGYVGFGEGGVLTEAIRRNPYSVLLLDEMEKAHPGVHDLFYQIFDKGHIKDSEGRTVDFKNTIIIMTSNAADQAICDVCAKTTDRIDNDELLESIRPDLQQYFKPAFLGRTTIVPYYPLNDEELAKITEISLNRIKKKLAEQYQASFTWDADFIQFVVDRNTDPTTGGRAVEQIINRSLMPRLAEECIGRLSRSEPITQVTVSATNNSADFDLSIK; translated from the coding sequence ATGACACAAGTAACTCTCACTAACTTAGTAGGAAAGCTATCTCCCGAGCTTAAGCAAGCGCTGGAAGCGTCTGCGGGCGCGGCGATGAACCAAGGTGTTGGAGCGATAGAAACAGAACACTGGATTCTTCAACTCATCTCCCAGAAAGATCCAAAGATCATGGCATTGTGCGAGTCTCAAAAGCTTTCATTAGACGCGCTAGTAAATGAACTGACAAAGAAAATATCTATGTTGCCTAAAGGCAATGAAGGGCAGCCAACATTAAGCCACAGCTTAACTGAGTTAATCAAAGATGCTTGGATGATCGCGTCCGTAAACTACGGCCACGGTGAGATAGTCAGCTTGCACCTTATTCAAGCTTTGATGCAACAGAATGTACTCGGTGTGAGCACACTACAACTTGAAGCATTGAGTAGCGTGTCACTAGAGTCTCTGCAAGGCCTGATCAAGAAGACCCCGATTGCACGTAACACAGCCGCTCCTTCTGCTAACGGTTCAGTTGATACCACCCCAGCAGGTAACGACGCATTAAGCAAATATACTGTTAACCTGACTCAGCAAGCGATTGACGGAAATATTGACCCTATTTCAGGCCGTAATGCCGAAGTCAGAAAAGCGATTGATATCCTGTGTCGTAAACGCCAAAACAACCCAATCATGGTCGGTGAACCCGGTGTAGGTAAAACCGCTGTTGTTGAAGGATTAGCACTAAGGATTGCAGCAGACGAAGTACCAAGCGCACTACAAGGCGTACAAATCCACTCTCTGGATCTTGGGCTACTTCAAGCGGGGGCAAGCGTTAAGGGCGAGTTTGAAAACCGCCTGAAAGATGTCATCAACGAAGTGAAAAGCTCTGAAGTACCGATCATTGTGTTCATCGATGAAGCTCATACGCTTATTGGTGCTGGCGGTGCTGCAGGACAAAACGATGCAGCCAACCTTCTAAAGCCAGCTCTGGCACGTGGTGAGTTCAAAACCATTGCTGCAACAACGTGGGCAGAATACAAGAAGTACTTCGAAAAAGACCCTGCACTCACACGTCGATTCCAAGTTGTGACCATTGAAGAACCTAACGCCGAAGATGCAATGCAAATGCTTCGTGGTGTAGCCGCTTCACTGCAAGCTCACCATGGTGCATTTATCGCTGAATCCGCAATTGAAGCTGCGGTTAATCTATCTATTCGTTACCTACCAAGTCGCCAGCTACCAGACAAAGCGATCAGCCTGCTTGATACCGCCAGTGCTCGAATCGCACTGACTCAAGGTGCTAAACCTGAGGTACTGGAAACGCTAGAACAAACTATTCGTTACCAAGAAAATGAAAAATCAGCGCTCGAAAAAGAAGATGCCCTATTCTCAAACAGCGCAGAAGTCATCAAGGAACTGGCTCAATCTATCGAAGAAAACCAACAAGCATTAGCTGCGTATTACACACGTTGGGAAAAAGAGATTGAATTGGTCGATCAAATCAAAACAGTTCAACAAGAGATCACTGAAGAACAAGAGCAAGATGCAGTAGATGCCACCAAGCAAAAGCAACTTGATACTCTGCGAACCGAATTAGCAGACTTGCAAGGTGAAGAGCCTTTGGTTTATGCGATGGTTGACGACAACACCATCGCGCAAGTGATTGCCAATTGGACAGGGATCCCAGTTGGCAACATGATGAGTGATGAAATCGCTAAACTTCTGACCTTAGAAGACGAGCTCAATACTCGAGTTATTGGTCAAGACGTTGCGAAGAACGAGCTTGCAAAAGCGATTCGCATCTCCCGTGCTGGTTTGACGGATAATCGTAAACCTATCGGCGTGTTCTTAATGTGTGGCCCAAGTGGTGTGGGTAAAACCGAAACCGCCATGGCACTTGCGGAACAACTGTACGGAGGTAGCAACGACCTTACCGTGATCAACATGACCGAGTTTAAAGAGGAACATAAGATATCTATGTTGCTCGGCTCACCAGCAGGTTATGTCGGCTTTGGTGAAGGTGGTGTGTTAACAGAAGCAATCCGACGTAATCCTTACTCAGTACTACTATTGGATGAGATGGAAAAAGCGCACCCGGGCGTACATGACTTGTTCTATCAAATCTTCGATAAAGGCCACATCAAAGACAGTGAAGGTCGAACTGTCGATTTCAAAAACACCATCATCATCATGACGTCGAACGCAGCTGACCAAGCTATCTGTGATGTGTGCGCGAAGACAACAGATCGTATCGACAACGACGAGCTACTTGAATCGATTCGTCCGGACTTACAGCAATACTTCAAACCCGCTTTCTTAGGACGAACAACCATTGTCCCTTACTACCCGCTTAACGATGAAGAGTTAGCGAAAATCACTGAGATCTCGCTAAATCGAATCAAGAAGAAACTCGCAGAACAGTATCAAGCTTCCTTTACTTGGGACGCAGATTTCATTCAATTCGTGGTTGACCGTAATACCGACCCTACGACCGGTGGCCGTGCCGTTGAGCAAATCATTAATCGTTCATTGATGCCGAGATTAGCTGAAGAATGTATTGGTCGACTCAGCCGTAGCGAACCGATTACTCAAGTGACTGTTAGCGCGACGAACAACAGTGCCGACTTTGATTTATCTATTAAGTAG
- a CDS encoding MFS transporter, whose translation MNSKASQTLTKPSLLNLSLRVKLMLAIMAVLLFSITLNATLNYFNFEKRLTETSDSIYEIVLEETHNDINQAISLGLPLSAISNIQSMLDRRLKIVDGITALVVVSTSGERLFGTGEGNQESDRQLSLDITNSFGLVEGQVKLYYSTTLLEQQKTFLLKLQFLYSAIWILLSCLFAFVALKYLLEGIVGRVKGATAIFESAADSDELLLTITQAHKALQSPNSLSKFEKLKTKHFPVFIISLAILLTIIANLGVSYQSLDKFSQLYEVKLEQKSNLIGDSLNQMIKGLLDKGVPDDKLHGLEEEFAFFVDHHSEILSINFEGQSGTSYRYPAEHVEHPSIRESTFSLNNSHTIQLNVTTDNNLIINLLKESVMDMITVLVASCLVVAEIILFMCNFMIISPWNQVKKVFMLVNRDIVNHLAKISTRDEIGKLLNLTNQAITKLNPSQPSQDIDKQDFRFIRLPLFLLVFSEASSLAFFPRFVSSLENTTGWIPENLVTSLPISLFMLCWAISLPFAGYWSDKVGRRHSLMTGGLITCIGLVATAFIQSLELLLVARAFTAVGYGIVFISAQGYVSDTTNDTNRTKGMATFLSAFFSGSLCGAAIGGILAEKLGYSETFMLAGLLATLSVLLVYVFFEKSNTSNSSKPVKLKDFKLLLSNKYFALITIFSAIPAKIVLTGFLYYICPVYLQFLGESSSVSGRVIMAYGLAIILISPLSSILVDKLKNKMAFIFIGGLLSSLALLNFYFFQGTLGLLLIVIIIGIAHGICVSPQIPLVIDLLSGQGIEKGKIIGIFRLTERIGNIAGPMLAGVCLSIFGYDQTILIFGASLLASSFSLIVFFSIFLKSDKQKLGVQS comes from the coding sequence ATGAACAGCAAAGCCAGCCAAACCTTGACCAAACCTTCACTACTTAACCTGTCTCTTCGGGTTAAGTTGATGCTGGCCATCATGGCGGTTTTGCTGTTTTCCATCACCTTAAATGCAACACTAAACTATTTCAATTTCGAAAAAAGGCTGACTGAAACCTCCGATTCCATCTATGAGATTGTGTTGGAGGAAACACATAACGACATCAATCAAGCGATCAGTTTAGGCTTACCTCTCTCAGCAATATCAAACATACAAAGCATGTTGGACCGCCGTTTAAAAATCGTCGATGGCATTACCGCTTTGGTGGTCGTCTCAACTTCGGGCGAACGACTGTTTGGTACAGGAGAGGGAAATCAAGAAAGTGACCGTCAGCTATCACTAGACATCACCAATTCCTTTGGATTAGTAGAGGGCCAAGTTAAGCTCTATTACTCCACAACTCTTTTAGAGCAACAAAAAACCTTCTTGCTCAAGCTTCAGTTTCTCTATTCGGCGATTTGGATACTGCTCTCTTGCTTATTCGCGTTTGTCGCCTTGAAATATCTATTAGAAGGTATTGTTGGCCGAGTAAAAGGTGCAACCGCGATATTTGAATCCGCCGCGGATTCGGATGAATTGCTTCTGACCATTACCCAGGCTCACAAAGCACTGCAATCGCCAAACTCACTGTCTAAGTTTGAAAAACTCAAAACCAAACATTTCCCAGTGTTTATCATCTCACTTGCTATCCTTCTGACGATCATTGCCAACCTTGGGGTTTCGTATCAATCTCTAGACAAGTTCTCCCAACTCTACGAAGTGAAACTCGAGCAAAAATCCAACCTAATTGGCGACTCATTAAATCAAATGATCAAAGGGTTACTTGATAAAGGAGTTCCTGACGACAAGCTACATGGCTTAGAAGAGGAGTTTGCTTTCTTCGTTGATCATCATAGCGAAATTCTCTCGATTAACTTCGAAGGACAGTCTGGCACTTCTTATCGTTACCCAGCAGAGCACGTTGAGCATCCTTCAATTCGAGAGTCGACGTTCTCACTCAACAACAGCCACACGATTCAATTGAACGTCACTACCGACAACAACTTGATCATCAACCTGCTCAAAGAGAGCGTCATGGATATGATTACCGTGCTGGTTGCCTCTTGCCTTGTAGTGGCTGAAATCATTCTATTTATGTGTAATTTCATGATTATTTCGCCATGGAACCAAGTAAAGAAAGTATTCATGTTGGTCAATCGAGACATTGTTAATCATTTGGCGAAGATCTCGACCCGCGATGAAATTGGCAAACTGCTTAACCTCACCAACCAAGCGATCACAAAGCTCAACCCAAGTCAGCCATCGCAAGATATCGACAAACAAGACTTTCGATTCATTCGCTTACCGCTGTTTTTATTGGTGTTCTCAGAAGCGTCTTCGCTAGCGTTTTTTCCTAGATTTGTCTCTTCGCTAGAAAACACCACCGGCTGGATTCCTGAAAACCTTGTCACTAGCCTACCCATTTCCCTATTCATGCTGTGTTGGGCTATCTCGCTACCGTTTGCGGGTTATTGGTCAGACAAAGTAGGCAGAAGACACTCATTGATGACAGGTGGTCTCATCACCTGTATCGGCTTAGTCGCGACTGCTTTCATTCAGTCCCTTGAACTGTTACTCGTCGCTCGAGCTTTTACTGCGGTTGGCTACGGCATTGTATTCATTTCAGCACAAGGCTATGTGTCCGATACCACAAACGACACTAACCGCACCAAGGGCATGGCAACTTTCTTGTCAGCCTTCTTCTCTGGATCTTTATGCGGTGCCGCGATTGGTGGAATTCTCGCGGAAAAATTGGGCTATTCAGAAACGTTTATGCTTGCGGGGTTATTGGCAACGCTCAGTGTGTTACTCGTGTATGTGTTTTTCGAAAAATCGAACACCAGTAATTCAAGCAAGCCAGTTAAATTAAAAGACTTTAAGCTGCTGTTGAGCAATAAGTATTTCGCCTTAATCACGATATTCAGTGCGATACCCGCGAAGATCGTCCTCACAGGATTCCTTTACTACATCTGCCCTGTTTACCTGCAATTCCTTGGCGAAAGCAGCTCTGTTTCTGGGCGTGTGATTATGGCTTACGGTCTCGCCATCATATTAATTTCGCCATTGAGTTCCATTCTGGTCGACAAACTCAAAAACAAAATGGCCTTTATCTTTATTGGTGGACTACTCTCATCCCTCGCCTTGCTTAATTTCTATTTCTTCCAAGGCACATTAGGGTTACTGCTGATCGTGATAATTATCGGTATTGCTCACGGCATCTGTGTTTCTCCACAAATACCTTTGGTTATCGACCTGCTTTCCGGTCAAGGAATCGAGAAAGGAAAAATCATTGGTATTTTCAGACTTACAGAGCGTATCGGTAATATCGCGGGGCCAATGCTGGCTGGGGTTTGTTTGAGTATCTTCGGTTACGACCAAACCATTCTTATATTTGGCGCGTCGCTTCTCGCGAGCTCCTTTAGTTTAATTGTGTTTTTCTCGATATTCCTGAAGTCTGATAAACAGAAGCTAGGGGTTCAATCATGA
- a CDS encoding ABC transporter substrate-binding protein has product MRFIVFVLSFILMSPSSFAKSDEKHVILLLWRGVTDAEQGFMDYLSQHIDVRFTVLDASRDKAQLKQHIRDLEYKEADLIYSFGTTITLNLLGTYTEPSEFRINNTTPVVFSIVTDPVGSKLITDLSSTDRNFTGVSHIVPHEIQFKAIEKLNNISSLGVIYNADENNSIITANKMMELSEIYNKRVMLYPLNIDKTKSNSDLINITINNMKRDGIDMAYLPPDSYIITQGGDVVSGLHSAGIPTFSATESPIRKHKALFGIVSRYYNVGQFAGYKAKNILKGTQKASDIPIESLSQYSYIVNIEAAHKLDYYPPVSILKISEVIGHSNDVN; this is encoded by the coding sequence ATGAGATTTATAGTGTTCGTTCTCAGCTTTATTTTAATGTCCCCATCTTCATTTGCTAAGAGTGATGAAAAACACGTCATTCTTTTATTATGGCGGGGAGTAACGGATGCTGAACAAGGCTTCATGGATTATTTATCCCAACATATTGATGTGAGATTTACCGTTCTTGATGCTAGCCGAGATAAAGCTCAGCTCAAACAACATATTCGAGATCTAGAATATAAAGAAGCCGACCTCATTTATTCATTTGGTACCACTATCACACTGAATTTATTAGGAACTTACACTGAACCTAGCGAATTTAGAATAAACAACACGACGCCCGTTGTATTCAGTATCGTGACCGACCCTGTGGGTTCTAAGTTAATCACTGATTTATCTTCAACAGACAGAAACTTTACTGGTGTATCGCACATCGTACCCCATGAAATACAGTTTAAAGCGATAGAAAAGCTCAATAACATTTCAAGCCTTGGGGTTATATATAACGCTGACGAAAATAATTCGATTATCACCGCAAATAAAATGATGGAGTTATCGGAAATTTATAACAAGCGTGTTATGTTGTACCCATTAAACATTGATAAAACCAAGTCAAACAGCGACTTAATTAACATCACGATAAACAATATGAAACGTGATGGTATCGATATGGCTTATTTACCCCCGGATTCATACATTATCACCCAAGGCGGGGACGTCGTATCGGGGCTACATTCCGCAGGTATACCTACTTTTTCGGCGACCGAGAGTCCGATAAGAAAACATAAGGCCCTGTTTGGCATTGTTAGCCGTTACTACAATGTTGGTCAATTCGCTGGATACAAAGCGAAGAACATATTGAAAGGAACTCAAAAAGCTTCAGACATTCCGATAGAGTCACTGAGCCAATATTCCTATATTGTTAATATCGAGGCCGCACATAAGCTCGACTATTACCCGCCAGTGTCAATATTGAAGATCTCTGAAGTGATAGGACACTCTAATGATGTTAACTAG
- a CDS encoding transporter substrate-binding domain-containing protein — protein sequence MMLTRASTIRLSLITLLISTFWSVSASAQVKIGPSRLMLTTQDWPPYQTYENASMQGIALDKVKCALGMMGQPYQLTMTTWSDAQLRVHSGSQHGFFVATKTSERDEYATLSAPIAKQTLNWYFGPGVEPKVDELSKLNLNFSAKFGSNKWFWLKRNGFNVVKQPRDAKVLLRLLKQREIDVVLEDELVFKRELDKASLPLDYFNSTNLDTKDMGVYFSNRFLKTYSGFLDSFNSAISKCKE from the coding sequence ATGATGTTAACTAGAGCCTCTACCATCAGATTATCGTTAATCACCCTACTCATCTCGACGTTTTGGTCGGTGAGTGCCTCTGCTCAAGTCAAAATTGGGCCATCTCGCCTAATGCTGACTACGCAAGATTGGCCGCCGTACCAAACCTATGAAAATGCCTCAATGCAAGGAATCGCCTTAGACAAGGTTAAATGCGCCTTAGGTATGATGGGACAACCTTATCAGCTGACAATGACCACTTGGTCTGATGCGCAATTGCGTGTTCATAGCGGCAGTCAACACGGTTTCTTCGTGGCAACCAAAACCTCTGAACGAGATGAATACGCAACGCTCTCTGCGCCTATCGCGAAGCAAACTTTGAATTGGTATTTTGGCCCAGGAGTGGAACCGAAGGTTGATGAATTGTCAAAGTTAAACCTTAACTTTTCTGCCAAATTTGGCTCAAACAAATGGTTTTGGCTAAAACGTAATGGATTTAACGTCGTTAAGCAGCCACGAGATGCTAAAGTATTACTAAGACTTTTAAAACAAAGGGAAATTGATGTTGTTTTAGAGGATGAGTTGGTCTTTAAAAGAGAATTGGATAAAGCCTCTTTACCACTCGATTACTTCAATTCGACGAATTTAGATACCAAGGATATGGGGGTCTACTTTTCGAATCGATTCCTTAAAACCTACTCAGGTTTCCTAGATAGTTTTAACTCAGCCATATCCAAGTGCAAGGAGTAG